Proteins encoded together in one Hymenobacter monticola window:
- a CDS encoding O-methyltransferase, whose translation MTDPLDLYAALHTAPEPPLLAQLTRETHLQTLMPRMSSGHVQGRFLSMLSHLMQPRRVLEIGTFCGYATLCLSEGLAADGQLHTIEIDPEKESRIRRYVAAAGLTERVQLHIGAALDVLPGLVDEVWDLVFIDADKRNNDAYFEAVIEQVRPGGLLIVDNVLWSGKVLPEHTLKTGDKDTPLVRAFNDKVAQDARVEPVFLPLRDGLLLLRKKQ comes from the coding sequence ATGACCGACCCGCTCGACCTCTACGCCGCCCTGCACACCGCGCCCGAGCCGCCATTGCTGGCCCAGCTTACCCGCGAAACCCACCTGCAAACCCTGATGCCGCGCATGAGCAGCGGCCACGTGCAGGGCCGCTTCCTGAGTATGCTCAGCCACCTGATGCAGCCGCGGCGCGTGCTCGAAATCGGCACGTTTTGCGGGTATGCCACGCTGTGTTTAAGCGAAGGGTTGGCGGCAGATGGACAACTGCATACCATCGAAATCGACCCGGAAAAGGAAAGCCGCATCCGGCGCTACGTGGCGGCGGCTGGGCTCACGGAGCGGGTGCAATTGCACATCGGCGCGGCGCTCGATGTTTTGCCGGGCCTGGTCGATGAAGTGTGGGACTTGGTCTTTATTGACGCCGACAAGCGAAACAACGACGCGTACTTTGAAGCCGTCATTGAACAGGTGCGGCCGGGCGGCTTGCTCATCGTCGACAACGTGCTGTGGAGCGGCAAGGTGCTGCCCGAACACACGCTGAAAACGGGCGATAAGGACACACCCCTGGTGCGTGCCTTCAACGACAAAGTAGCCCAGGACGCGCGCGTGGAGCCGGTGTTTCTGCCCCTGCGTGATGGGCTGCTACTGCTCCGCAAAAAGCAGTAG
- a CDS encoding YDG/SRA domain-containing protein produces MSQPVFGHVGSYRPGDTFRNRIDLSLSGVHRPRRTGVCGTRQLGAESIVLAGQYEEDNFEEEEILYSGNGGRDPKTGRQIMDQVATTGILALLRSIETGLPVRVLRKVPAEDDELEVYRYEGLYRVVGSTYGPGKSGFLVYVFRLRHFI; encoded by the coding sequence ATGAGCCAGCCGGTATTCGGCCACGTGGGCAGCTACCGGCCCGGCGATACTTTCCGCAACCGCATCGACTTATCGTTGAGCGGGGTGCACCGGCCGCGCCGGACCGGCGTGTGCGGCACCCGGCAGCTTGGTGCCGAAAGCATCGTGCTGGCCGGGCAGTACGAGGAAGATAATTTTGAGGAAGAGGAAATCCTGTACTCGGGCAACGGAGGGCGCGACCCCAAAACCGGCCGCCAAATCATGGACCAGGTGGCCACCACCGGCATCCTGGCCCTGCTGCGCAGCATTGAAACCGGCCTGCCGGTGCGCGTGCTGCGCAAGGTGCCGGCCGAGGACGACGAGCTAGAAGTGTACCGCTACGAAGGACTGTACCGGGTGGTGGGTTCCACCTATGGGCCGGGGAAATCGGGCTTTCTCGTGTACGTTTTTCGGCTGCGGCATTTCATTTAA
- a CDS encoding M16 family metallopeptidase: MLDYHIHKYPNGIRLLHKQVPHTKIAHCGFLLDIGSRDEAPHQQGLAHFWEHMAFKGTEKRKSFHILNRLETVGGELNAYTTKEKICFYAALLSTHFERAFELLTDLTFNSVFPGREVEKERGVILEEMSMYQDAPEDAIVDDFDTVIFGDHPLGVNILGTRESVSRFQTSDFYAFLQEQMRTDRLVFSSVSNLPFESVKKLADKFLAPLPAKRGPRVRRPVGDYTRKTQVEKRPISQAHCLVGGPAYALTDARRIPFFMLNNILGGPGMNSRLNLAVREKYGLVYTIDSTYSPYTDTGLFGIYFGTEGKQLNRTLGLVQKELKLLREKSLTTNQLHIAKHQLMGQLAMSEESNSGLMQLLGKSTLDLGRVEPLSEIFEKIERVSAAQLQDMANEVLTEDHLSVLQYVPEGK; this comes from the coding sequence ATGCTCGATTATCACATTCACAAATATCCCAACGGTATCCGCCTCTTGCACAAGCAGGTACCGCACACTAAAATAGCGCATTGCGGATTTCTGCTCGACATTGGCTCGCGCGATGAGGCCCCGCACCAGCAAGGGCTGGCCCACTTTTGGGAGCACATGGCCTTCAAGGGCACCGAGAAGCGCAAGAGCTTCCACATTCTTAACCGCCTCGAAACCGTGGGCGGTGAGCTGAACGCCTACACCACCAAGGAGAAAATCTGCTTCTACGCCGCGCTGCTGAGCACGCACTTCGAGCGGGCGTTTGAGTTGCTGACTGACCTCACGTTCAATTCCGTGTTTCCGGGCCGCGAGGTGGAGAAGGAGCGGGGCGTGATTCTGGAGGAAATGAGCATGTACCAGGATGCGCCCGAAGACGCCATTGTGGACGACTTCGATACGGTGATTTTTGGCGACCACCCGCTGGGCGTCAACATCCTGGGCACGCGCGAAAGCGTGAGCCGTTTCCAGACGTCTGATTTTTATGCCTTTCTGCAGGAGCAGATGCGCACCGACCGGCTGGTGTTCAGCTCGGTGAGCAACCTGCCGTTTGAATCGGTGAAGAAGCTGGCCGACAAGTTCTTGGCGCCGCTGCCGGCCAAGCGGGGGCCGCGCGTGCGCCGGCCGGTAGGGGATTACACGCGCAAAACGCAGGTCGAAAAGCGGCCCATCTCGCAGGCGCACTGCCTGGTGGGCGGCCCGGCCTACGCGCTGACCGACGCTCGCCGCATCCCGTTTTTCATGCTGAATAACATCCTGGGCGGGCCGGGCATGAACTCGCGCCTCAACCTGGCGGTGCGCGAGAAGTACGGCTTAGTGTACACCATCGACAGCACCTACTCGCCCTACACCGACACCGGCCTGTTCGGCATCTACTTCGGCACCGAAGGCAAGCAGTTGAACCGCACGCTGGGCCTGGTGCAGAAGGAGTTGAAGCTGCTGCGCGAAAAGTCGCTCACCACCAATCAGCTGCACATTGCCAAGCACCAGCTCATGGGCCAGCTGGCGATGAGCGAGGAAAGCAACAGCGGCCTGATGCAGCTGCTGGGCAAAAGCACCCTCGACCTGGGCCGCGTGGAGCCATTGAGCGAGATTTTTGAGAAAATCGAGCGCGTGTCGGCCGCTCAACTGCAGGACATGGCCAACGAGGTGCTGACCGAGGACCACCTGAGCGTGCTGCAGTACGTGCCGGAAGGGAAATGA
- a CDS encoding glycosyltransferase family 9 protein, which produces MLTPSASPATLLIQTAFIGDVILMTALLEYLHHTKPGTPVDVLVRRGNEGLLAGHPHVRQVLIWDKKHHKYAALWDLLGQIRVAHYGRVVTLQRFASTGFLTAFSKAKERIGFAKNPLSRFFTRRVPHHIGDGTHEVTRNLRLLTDAVPTPLVPPRLYPSAADEAAVAPYAAAGPYLCLAPTSVWFTKQYPETKWLELLAALPAGMHVYLLGGPPDVAACERLAAASGRENVVSIAGKIGLLASAALMRGAVMNYVNDSAPMHLCSAVGAPVTAIFCSTVPAFGFGPLSPTSFVVETREPLACKPCGLHGHGACPLGHFRCAYTIETGQLLATLPVM; this is translated from the coding sequence GTGCTTACACCTTCTGCTTCGCCCGCCACGCTGCTCATCCAAACCGCTTTCATTGGCGACGTTATTCTGATGACGGCGCTGCTGGAATACCTGCACCACACCAAGCCCGGCACGCCCGTGGACGTGCTGGTGCGCCGCGGCAACGAGGGCCTGCTGGCCGGCCACCCCCACGTGCGCCAGGTGCTCATCTGGGACAAGAAGCACCACAAATACGCCGCCCTGTGGGACCTGCTGGGCCAGATTCGAGTGGCGCACTATGGCCGGGTGGTCACGCTGCAGCGCTTTGCCAGCACGGGTTTCCTCACTGCTTTCTCGAAAGCGAAAGAGCGCATCGGCTTTGCTAAAAACCCGCTCAGCCGGTTTTTCACGCGGCGTGTGCCGCACCACATCGGCGACGGTACCCACGAAGTAACGCGCAATCTGCGCTTGCTGACGGATGCCGTGCCCACGCCGCTGGTGCCGCCGCGGCTCTATCCTTCGGCGGCGGATGAAGCGGCGGTGGCGCCTTACGCCGCGGCCGGTCCCTACCTCTGCCTTGCACCCACTTCGGTGTGGTTTACCAAGCAGTACCCGGAAACCAAGTGGCTGGAGTTGCTGGCGGCCCTGCCCGCCGGTATGCACGTGTATCTGCTAGGCGGCCCGCCCGACGTGGCTGCCTGCGAGCGGCTGGCGGCGGCCAGCGGGCGCGAAAACGTGGTGAGCATTGCCGGCAAAATTGGCCTGCTGGCGTCGGCGGCCCTCATGCGTGGGGCCGTGATGAACTACGTGAACGACTCGGCGCCCATGCACCTGTGCTCGGCGGTAGGGGCGCCGGTCACGGCCATTTTCTGCAGCACGGTGCCGGCGTTTGGGTTTGGGCCGCTGAGCCCTACTTCGTTTGTAGTGGAAACCCGGGAGCCACTGGCCTGCAAGCCCTGCGGGTTGCACGGGCACGGTGCCTGCCCGTTGGGGCACTTTCGCTGCGCATATACTATTGAAACAGGGCAACTACTGGCCACGCTGCCGGTTATGTAA
- a CDS encoding Lrp/AsnC ligand binding domain-containing protein → MARNYELDDTDRNILNLLIQDAKMPYTEIARKVNVSGGTVHVRMARLEEIGIVQGATLRIDYQKLGYGVSAFLGIYLLKSSVYTSVVTQLREIPEVVSIHFTTGAYGVFARLVCRDTQHLRDVLHDRIQPIDGIERTETLISLEEVVNRPTQLT, encoded by the coding sequence ATGGCTAGAAATTACGAACTTGATGACACCGACCGCAACATTCTGAACCTGCTGATTCAGGATGCTAAAATGCCGTACACTGAAATCGCCCGCAAAGTCAACGTTTCGGGCGGCACGGTGCACGTGCGCATGGCCCGGCTCGAAGAAATTGGCATTGTGCAGGGCGCTACCCTGCGCATCGATTACCAGAAGCTGGGCTACGGCGTGAGCGCCTTCCTGGGCATTTACCTGCTCAAAAGCTCGGTGTACACCAGCGTGGTGACGCAGCTGCGGGAGATTCCGGAAGTCGTAAGCATTCACTTCACCACCGGCGCCTACGGCGTGTTTGCCCGCCTTGTGTGCCGCGACACTCAGCACCTGCGCGACGTGCTCCACGACCGGATTCAACCCATCGACGGTATCGAGCGCACCGAAACGCTGATTTCGCTGGAGGAAGTAGTGAACCGACCCACGCAGCTCACCTAG
- a CDS encoding protein-disulfide reductase DsbD family protein: protein MNTSGILKFLLLWVGLATSAAAQILTPTHLSTALSQPTAKVGDEVELIINARIDDKWHLYASDFSDEVGPVVFTMAFKPSPAYALVGKLQSIKSHHEQDEVFKGEVAFWEKTGQLRQRIKLLQPGAITITGTADYQSCTTVDGRCVPGNDPLSFGPLTVTGAAAGAAPVKSTGAVPPATDPTKGMAAAPTTAPASAATPATAAVPTSIDTPAVAQAPAAASATEQPVATAAPAETVAPDAAAPAAVAATASPADQAGGAGLGLWQYLLLAFGAGLLAVIMPCVYPMLPMTVSYFTNMGGTRGRSILMACVYGLSIIAIYTSVGVLLSLLFGADAANVISSHWLPNLLSFVIFILFGLSFLGLFEIQAPTSLVNKVDAQADKGGWTGLFFMAATLVLVSFSCTVPIVGAVAIAASKGELLRPTLGMLAFSLAFALPFIVFALFPTWLKSLPRSGGWLNVLKVVLGFVELGMAFKFLSSADLSYHWGLVPRPLFLTIWIVLAAVLGFYLLGKIKLPHDSETVHVSVPRLVLSMIAFMFAVYLVPGLFGAPLPTLSAIVPPATRHDFNLATAGAPATPAVATSSNCAPARYSDVLELPLGLNGYFTLQEAIKCAKEQGKPIFVDFTGHNCGNCRRMEADVWSHEEVLRQLREKYVVVALYADDKTTLPASEWYTSPRDNRQKTSIGEQNLDFQISKFNANAQPYYVLLNPDDATNKPLLTPIAYEPDVAKFSAYLEAGLKQYQSQRSPVAAR from the coding sequence ATGAATACCTCCGGGATACTAAAATTCTTATTGCTCTGGGTGGGGCTGGCCACGTCGGCCGCTGCCCAGATTCTCACGCCCACCCACCTAAGCACGGCCCTGAGCCAGCCCACCGCCAAAGTGGGCGACGAGGTGGAGCTCATCATCAACGCCCGCATCGACGACAAGTGGCACCTCTACGCCTCCGACTTCAGCGACGAAGTGGGGCCCGTGGTGTTCACCATGGCCTTTAAGCCCAGCCCGGCCTACGCGCTGGTGGGCAAGCTGCAATCCATCAAGTCGCACCACGAGCAGGATGAGGTGTTCAAAGGCGAAGTGGCCTTCTGGGAAAAAACCGGGCAGCTGCGCCAGCGCATCAAGCTGCTGCAGCCCGGCGCCATCACCATCACCGGCACCGCCGACTACCAGTCCTGCACCACCGTGGACGGCCGCTGCGTGCCCGGCAACGACCCCCTCAGCTTCGGCCCCCTCACCGTGACGGGCGCTGCGGCCGGAGCGGCCCCGGTTAAGAGCACCGGTGCCGTGCCGCCCGCAACCGACCCGACCAAGGGCATGGCCGCTGCGCCAACTACTGCCCCTGCATCGGCGGCTACTCCTGCTACGGCAGCTGTTCCGACATCAATTGATACCCCGGCCGTAGCCCAAGCCCCAGCGGCTGCGTCCGCGACTGAGCAGCCCGTGGCCACCGCTGCCCCGGCCGAAACCGTAGCCCCCGATGCTGCCGCGCCCGCAGCCGTAGCGGCTACGGCCAGCCCGGCCGACCAGGCGGGCGGCGCTGGTCTGGGGCTGTGGCAGTACCTGCTGCTGGCTTTTGGCGCCGGCCTGCTGGCCGTGATTATGCCTTGCGTGTACCCCATGCTGCCCATGACGGTGTCGTACTTCACCAACATGGGCGGCACCCGCGGGCGCAGCATCCTGATGGCCTGCGTCTACGGGCTGTCCATTATTGCCATTTACACCTCCGTAGGAGTGCTGCTCAGCCTGCTTTTTGGGGCTGATGCGGCCAATGTTATCAGCTCGCATTGGCTGCCCAACCTGCTTTCTTTTGTGATTTTCATTTTGTTCGGCTTGTCGTTTCTAGGCTTGTTTGAGATTCAGGCCCCGACCAGCTTAGTGAATAAAGTGGACGCTCAGGCCGATAAGGGCGGCTGGACCGGGCTGTTCTTCATGGCGGCTACCCTGGTGCTGGTGTCGTTTTCGTGCACCGTGCCCATTGTGGGCGCCGTGGCCATTGCGGCTTCCAAGGGCGAGCTGCTGCGGCCCACGCTGGGCATGCTGGCATTTTCGCTGGCCTTTGCCCTGCCGTTCATCGTCTTCGCCCTGTTTCCCACCTGGCTCAAATCCCTGCCCCGCTCGGGCGGCTGGCTGAATGTGCTGAAGGTAGTGCTGGGCTTCGTGGAGCTGGGCATGGCGTTCAAGTTCCTGAGCTCGGCCGACTTGTCGTACCACTGGGGCCTGGTGCCGCGCCCGCTGTTCCTCACCATCTGGATAGTGCTGGCCGCCGTGCTGGGCTTTTACCTGCTGGGCAAAATCAAGCTGCCGCACGACAGCGAAACGGTGCACGTGAGTGTGCCGCGCCTCGTCTTATCGATGATTGCCTTCATGTTTGCCGTGTACCTGGTGCCGGGCCTGTTTGGCGCGCCGCTGCCCACGCTCTCGGCCATCGTGCCACCGGCCACGCGCCACGATTTCAACCTGGCTACGGCCGGTGCACCCGCTACGCCCGCCGTGGCCACCAGCAGCAACTGCGCCCCGGCTCGTTACTCCGATGTGCTGGAATTGCCCCTGGGCCTGAATGGCTATTTCACCTTGCAGGAAGCCATTAAATGCGCCAAGGAGCAGGGCAAGCCCATTTTTGTCGATTTCACGGGCCACAACTGCGGCAACTGCCGCCGCATGGAAGCCGATGTGTGGTCGCACGAAGAAGTGCTGCGCCAGCTGCGCGAGAAGTACGTGGTGGTGGCCCTCTACGCCGACGACAAAACCACGCTGCCGGCTTCCGAATGGTACACCTCACCGCGCGACAACCGCCAGAAAACCAGCATCGGCGAGCAAAACCTGGACTTCCAAATCAGCAAGTTCAACGCCAACGCCCAGCCTTACTACGTGCTGCTCAACCCCGACGACGCCACCAACAAGCCGTTGCTGACCCCCATCGCCTACGAGCCCGATGTAGCCAAGTTCAGCGCCTATTTGGAAGCCGGCCTGAAGCAATACCAGAGCCAGCGCAGCCCCGTGGCGGCCCGCTAG
- a CDS encoding hemolysin family protein, with protein MGLKILFTALLVLVNGFFVAAEFALVKVRMSQIELRAQEGNRLARLTQTMLHNLEAYLSATQLGITLASLGLGWIGESVVAEVILAVIHKFGLVISPESVHSIALVVSFATITVLHIVIGEQAPKVLAIQKPEAVTLAIAAPLRIFYVVTFPAIWLLNVLSNGLLGMFGVKATHGGEVHTAEELRMLIDQGKESGEIQDSEHELIENVFEFNDRMVKQIMVPRTKLSALDVNAPAETILDTVFSEGFSRMPVYEGNIDNIVGVLNVKDLLPIIRRGEPVELARIMRPPYFVPETKKINRLLRQFQRKHIVMAIVSDEFGGVSGIVTIEDIMEELVGEIQDEYDNEVPVVEKVAEDEYRVNPATPISDANEYLPFPLPEGEDYETVGGLLNVIYGSIPEVGDVAVLDPYEFRVLQRSRRAVELVQLRVTTPAEREAPRGELNDEL; from the coding sequence ATGGGTTTAAAAATACTTTTCACCGCGTTACTGGTTCTGGTAAACGGTTTTTTTGTGGCCGCCGAATTCGCGCTGGTCAAGGTTCGGATGTCGCAGATTGAGCTGCGGGCCCAGGAGGGCAACCGCTTGGCGCGGCTTACCCAAACCATGCTGCACAACCTGGAGGCCTACCTCTCGGCCACCCAACTCGGCATCACGCTGGCCTCACTGGGCCTGGGCTGGATTGGCGAAAGCGTGGTGGCCGAGGTCATCTTGGCCGTCATCCACAAGTTTGGGCTGGTGATTTCGCCCGAGAGCGTACACAGCATCGCCTTGGTGGTGTCGTTTGCCACCATCACGGTGCTGCACATCGTTATTGGCGAGCAGGCGCCCAAGGTGCTGGCCATTCAGAAACCCGAGGCCGTAACGCTGGCCATCGCGGCACCGCTGCGCATTTTCTACGTCGTCACCTTCCCCGCCATCTGGCTGCTGAATGTGTTGTCCAACGGCTTACTTGGCATGTTTGGGGTGAAAGCCACGCACGGCGGCGAAGTGCACACGGCCGAGGAGTTGCGCATGCTCATTGACCAAGGCAAGGAGAGCGGCGAGATTCAGGATTCGGAGCACGAGCTGATTGAGAATGTGTTCGAGTTCAACGACCGCATGGTGAAGCAGATTATGGTGCCCCGCACCAAGCTCTCGGCCCTCGACGTGAACGCGCCCGCCGAAACCATCCTCGACACGGTGTTCAGCGAAGGCTTTTCGCGCATGCCGGTGTACGAGGGCAACATCGACAACATCGTGGGCGTGCTCAACGTGAAGGACCTGCTGCCCATCATCCGCCGCGGCGAGCCCGTGGAGCTGGCCCGCATCATGCGCCCGCCCTACTTCGTGCCCGAAACCAAGAAAATCAACCGCCTGCTGCGCCAGTTCCAGCGCAAGCACATAGTGATGGCCATTGTGAGCGACGAATTCGGCGGCGTGTCGGGCATCGTCACCATCGAGGACATCATGGAAGAGCTGGTGGGCGAAATCCAGGACGAGTACGACAACGAGGTGCCCGTGGTGGAGAAAGTGGCCGAGGACGAGTACCGCGTGAACCCCGCCACGCCCATTTCCGACGCCAACGAGTACCTACCCTTCCCCCTGCCCGAAGGTGAAGACTACGAAACCGTGGGCGGCCTGCTCAACGTCATCTACGGCAGCATCCCCGAGGTGGGCGATGTGGCCGTGCTCGACCCCTACGAATTCCGGGTGCTCCAACGCTCGCGCCGCGCTGTGGAGCTGGTGCAGCTGCGCGTGACCACCCCCGCCGAGCGCGAAGCCCCGCGCGGCGAGCTCAACGACGAGCTGTAA
- a CDS encoding TM2 domain-containing protein, translating into MRQRPRISCLAGLVALVAVLLPGCQRTAYSFRPSSTRSELIAGVADSVGPAKPLAEAPEAEATAVLPDSRPVTRLRHRIGRHRWVRPAALPAAAATPLRANQSHSARLLPGAERPSRQPLPAGQRPYHKGIAFALAVVLGFFGAHHFYLGHNRDGFRYLLYTLAGLLLMAVAVPIAKSSAFSSGFGGVVVALFLLAGGLGVIAAIYAQALLDAIRILTGSLAP; encoded by the coding sequence ATGCGTCAACGCCCTCGTATTTCATGCCTAGCCGGGCTGGTCGCGCTGGTCGCTGTGCTGCTCCCGGGATGCCAACGGACTGCGTATTCTTTTCGGCCTTCCTCCACACGTTCAGAGCTTATCGCAGGCGTTGCCGATTCTGTTGGACCCGCAAAGCCCCTAGCGGAGGCGCCCGAAGCGGAGGCAACTGCCGTTTTGCCGGACAGCAGGCCCGTCACGCGTTTGCGGCATCGTATTGGGCGACATCGTTGGGTGCGCCCGGCAGCATTGCCCGCGGCAGCAGCTACACCGTTACGGGCCAATCAGTCGCACTCGGCCAGGTTGTTGCCAGGAGCGGAACGGCCCAGCCGGCAGCCGTTGCCGGCCGGCCAACGGCCTTACCACAAAGGAATAGCGTTTGCCTTGGCAGTGGTATTGGGCTTCTTTGGCGCGCACCATTTCTACCTGGGGCATAACCGCGATGGATTTCGATACCTGCTGTACACCCTGGCTGGCCTGCTCTTGATGGCAGTTGCCGTGCCCATAGCGAAATCCAGCGCCTTCAGCTCAGGGTTTGGCGGCGTGGTGGTCGCCCTGTTTCTCTTGGCAGGCGGGCTCGGAGTTATCGCCGCCATCTACGCGCAAGCGCTGCTCGATGCCATCCGAATTCTGACCGGTTCCCTCGCGCCCTGA
- a CDS encoding gamma carbonic anhydrase family protein → MPALILPVHGIFPQIPADCFVADNATIVGDVVLGSKCTVWFTAVVRGDVHSIRIGDETNIQDGAVLHCTYQKAPLSIGSRVSIGHRALVHGCTVEDDVLIGMGAIVMDHAVVGTGCIIAAGAVVLENFVCEPGFLYAGVPARKIKPVTEAQREGLKRTAANYQTYASWFGTADKAM, encoded by the coding sequence ATGCCCGCTCTCATATTACCTGTTCACGGCATTTTTCCGCAAATTCCTGCCGACTGCTTCGTGGCCGACAACGCCACCATTGTGGGCGACGTGGTGCTGGGCTCGAAATGCACCGTCTGGTTCACGGCCGTTGTTCGTGGCGACGTGCACAGCATCCGCATTGGCGACGAAACCAACATTCAGGACGGCGCCGTGCTGCACTGCACCTACCAAAAAGCGCCGCTCAGCATCGGCAGCCGCGTCAGCATCGGGCACCGGGCGCTGGTGCACGGCTGCACCGTCGAGGACGATGTGCTCATCGGCATGGGCGCCATCGTGATGGACCACGCCGTGGTGGGCACGGGCTGCATCATCGCGGCCGGCGCCGTGGTGCTGGAAAATTTCGTGTGCGAGCCCGGATTCCTCTACGCTGGCGTGCCGGCCCGCAAAATCAAGCCTGTGACGGAAGCTCAGCGCGAGGGGTTGAAGCGCACGGCCGCTAATTACCAGACTTATGCCAGTTGGTTTGGGACCGCCGATAAAGCCATGTAA
- a CDS encoding radical SAM protein, with product MRLVKHPVLCNYYVTYRCNAKCAFCDIWEKPSPYITLEDVTQNLRDLKRLGVSVIDFTGGEPLLHRQLPEFLGLAREMGFITTVTTNGLLYPKNAEKLRGKVDMLHFSLDSIDRETHDRGRGVACYDFVLESIRVAKELGERPDILFTVFRKNLKDLEAVYREITQPNGLVLILNPAFEYGDVETGEQLTPEELDYLSAFGKRKGVYLNEAFIQLRRDGGNHVAAPVCRAASTTLVISPSNELVLPCYHLGEQKFPINGQLFDLYNAPETQRLAALEGRLPACEGCTINCYMQPSFAVETSKYFWQALPSTLKYNWEKGTWKRLIGV from the coding sequence ATGCGCCTTGTCAAGCACCCCGTCCTCTGCAATTACTACGTCACGTACCGCTGCAATGCGAAGTGCGCGTTTTGCGACATCTGGGAGAAGCCCTCGCCCTACATCACGCTCGAAGACGTGACGCAGAACCTGCGCGACCTCAAGCGGCTGGGCGTGTCGGTGATTGACTTCACGGGCGGCGAGCCGCTGCTGCACCGGCAGCTACCCGAGTTTCTGGGGCTGGCGCGGGAGATGGGCTTCATCACCACCGTGACGACCAACGGCCTGCTCTACCCCAAAAACGCAGAAAAGCTGCGCGGCAAGGTCGACATGCTGCACTTCTCGCTCGACAGCATTGACCGGGAGACGCACGACCGTGGCCGGGGCGTGGCGTGCTACGATTTCGTGCTCGAAAGCATTCGCGTGGCCAAAGAGCTGGGCGAGCGGCCAGATATTCTCTTCACTGTCTTTCGCAAAAATCTGAAGGATTTGGAAGCCGTTTACCGGGAAATCACTCAGCCCAACGGCCTCGTGCTCATCCTTAACCCCGCCTTTGAGTACGGCGACGTGGAAACCGGCGAGCAGCTCACCCCCGAGGAGCTGGACTACCTCTCGGCCTTTGGCAAACGCAAGGGCGTGTACCTGAACGAGGCCTTCATCCAGCTGCGGCGCGACGGGGGCAACCACGTGGCCGCGCCGGTGTGCCGGGCCGCCAGCACCACGCTGGTCATCTCGCCCAGCAACGAGCTGGTGCTGCCCTGCTACCACCTGGGCGAGCAGAAATTTCCCATCAACGGCCAGCTGTTCGACCTCTACAATGCCCCCGAAACCCAGCGCCTGGCCGCGCTGGAGGGCCGCCTGCCCGCCTGTGAGGGCTGTACCATCAACTGCTACATGCAGCCGAGCTTCGCGGTTGAAACCAGTAAGTACTTCTGGCAGGCGCTGCCCAGCACGTTGAAGTATAACTGGGAAAAAGGCACCTGGAAGCGGCTCATTGGCGTGTAG
- a CDS encoding endonuclease III domain-containing protein: MPSPDATYTSSTAEKAWADHQILDHFYGHLPPEPRRTPMRELISTVLSHRTTHADEELAYDRMLEAFGDWAGVEAAPTPELAHAIRTTRWPDTQAPRIQEILRRIRAETGGPFELDFLAEWPTEKGMAWLTEMPGIGLKTASLLLLFNYHKPVLPVDTHVHRVAQRVGFLGPKVSVEKAHAVLLALLPADGETLFNFHKHNYWHGQQICFFLKPNCARCPLKGFCNYYEEHFGPATAEALAATPHSWDAAAWGKLPH; encoded by the coding sequence ATGCCTTCTCCCGACGCTACCTATACCTCATCGACTGCCGAAAAAGCCTGGGCCGACCACCAGATTCTCGACCATTTCTACGGGCATCTGCCGCCCGAGCCGCGCCGCACGCCCATGCGCGAGCTGATTTCGACGGTGCTCTCGCACCGCACCACCCACGCCGACGAGGAGCTGGCCTACGACCGCATGCTGGAAGCCTTCGGCGACTGGGCCGGGGTGGAGGCGGCCCCCACGCCGGAGTTGGCTCACGCTATCCGGACCACGCGCTGGCCCGATACGCAGGCGCCGCGCATCCAGGAGATTCTGCGGCGCATCCGGGCCGAAACGGGCGGGCCGTTTGAGCTGGATTTCTTGGCCGAATGGCCCACGGAGAAAGGCATGGCCTGGCTGACGGAGATGCCCGGCATCGGCCTGAAAACGGCTTCGCTGCTGCTGCTCTTCAACTACCACAAGCCGGTGCTGCCCGTCGATACGCACGTGCACCGGGTGGCGCAGCGGGTGGGCTTCCTGGGCCCAAAGGTGTCGGTGGAGAAGGCCCACGCCGTGCTGCTGGCCCTGTTACCGGCCGACGGCGAAACGCTGTTCAACTTCCACAAGCACAACTACTGGCACGGCCAGCAGATTTGCTTCTTCCTGAAGCCTAACTGCGCCCGCTGCCCGTTGAAAGGCTTCTGCAATTATTATGAGGAGCATTTCGGGCCGGCCACGGCCGAGGCGCTGGCGGCCACGCCCCATAGCTGGGATGCGGCGGCGTGGGGCAAGCTGCCGCACTGA